Proteins encoded within one genomic window of Candidatus Cloacimonadota bacterium:
- a CDS encoding FeoC-like transcriptional regulator — protein sequence MIPELLAIIKEKKRISLSDLSVLSKQREEVIEQIMEQLSRKNLVKKDTILCHGCMKDCTTCLKRGDLIFYEIV from the coding sequence GTGATTCCCGAATTGTTAGCTATCATCAAGGAGAAAAAGAGAATTTCTCTTAGTGACCTGAGCGTTTTGAGTAAGCAAAGGGAAGAAGTTATCGAACAGATAATGGAACAGCTTTCCCGTAAGAACTTAGTTAAGAAAGATACTATTCTTTGTCATGGTTGTATGAAAGATTGTACTACCTGTCTCAAACGTGGTGATTTGATCTTTTATGAAATCGTGTAA